GGATGAGCCTATCGACATTCCGCATGGACCTTCCGCTAGGCCGTGCGGAGGCCACTGCACTCTTCTGGAGCTCAATCACGCGCCTTCGCATCTCCCACCCCTTCTCCCCCTCCATGACCTCCAGTAGTATGGCTTCCACCTCGGCCCTTCTCACGTCGTCCCCAATCTCCATGCCGATGCCCCACTTCGTACACTTGTAGCGGCAGTTAGTCTGTTGCTCTGCGAAGAAGGGCCAGCACACCATCGGAACACCGCCGCAGATGTTGTTATGCTCCCACTCGAATCTTAACAGCACAGAGAGGAATTTGGGATATAAGTCTCGATCGATCTAGGGTTctagggagaaggaaaggggatcGAGAGAGAAGTGCGCCGCCGCCAGCCTATTACTTTCTCCCCACCTCGTGCAGGAGGCCTCGAGGCCTACTTAACCTTACCCTTGTTTCCCAAGTGTGGGCTGGGAACTTGCTGTCGGGCTTCACTTCGCGTCGCGGCCGTTCTGGGCCGTCGGGTGGTGCGGCAGCCTGGCCCGTAGTCGTTGCTGTAGGTGGGGACAGGGTGGCAGGGACCGTAACATCCCCTCCCCCTTGAGACACAGCTTGTCCCCAAGCTGGTGCACCCGGGAAGTGGTGCTGGAGCTCGGCGATGTCTTCCCAAGTCGCCAACTCCGAAGGCTGGTCAGTCCAGCGAACTCGGACTTGTGGCGTGCTGTTGCCCCTCGCTGGACGACTCGGTGCTCTAGGATCTCCTCCGGTACCGGACTTGCCGCTGCTGCTGTTGCAAGTTGCTCCAGGCTTGCTCCGTCGGAGGTACTGCTTGACGAAGCTGGGAGACATGAAACACCGGGTGCACAGTGCTGGAGTCTGGAAGCTGAAGCTTGTAGGCCACCGCTCCCACGCGTTGAAGTATCTTGTATGGGCCAAAGTACTTGAAGGCCAGCTTCTGGTTGGTGCGGGTGGTCACCGAGCGCTGCACATAGGGCTGTAGCTTGAGGAATACCCAGTCATCGACGGCGAAGACATGGTCGGATCGGTGCTTGTCTGCTGAGTCCTTCATTTGCTGTCGAGCGCGCAGGAGGTGTTGCCTGATTAGCGCCTCCATCTGGGCTCGGTCTTGCAGCCACTCCGCGAGATCTGGTAATGCGTAGGCCACTGGGTCCACGATGCTGAAGAAACGCGGAGCATGGCCATAGAGAACTTCGAACGGAGTCGCTCCCAGCGCCGAGTGTGGTGAGGTGTTGTACCAAAACTCCGCAAGGGCCAGCCACGCATGCCATTTGGTAGGACATGCATTGACGAAACAGCGGAGAAAGGTTTCCTGGCATTGATTGACCCGCTCCGTTTGTCCATCCGTCTGAGGGCGTCGTGTTGTACTCATCCGAAGCTTGGTGTGAGTGAGGCGAAAGATCTCCTTCCACACAGTACTGGTGAAGACCGGGTCACGATCCGAGACTATGGACTCCGGCAACCCCATGAAGCTTGTAGATGTTCGACACAAAGGCCTGCGCCACTTGAAAAGTTGTGAAGGGGTGAGACAAAGCAACAAAATGGGCATACCTGGAGAACTTGTCGACGACCACAAGAATGGAATTGAACCCCGAGGACCGAGGAAGGCCTTCGATGAAGTCCATTGTGATCATTTGCCACGCCTGGGTCGGCACTAGAAGTGGCTCGAGGAGGCCTGGATAACGTACCCGCTCCGGTTTGGCTTGTTTGCATTGTTGACATGCCTCCACGAATAGTCGGACGTGATGTTTGAGCCCCGGCCAAGTGAACAGGCGCCTGACACGTCGGTAGGTCGCGTTAAACCCAGAATGGCCTCCGATCGCTCCGGTGTGTAACGCTTCGAGCACCTGTTTCTGTAGGGGCACATTGTCTCCCAGCCATACCCGACCGTTCTGTCGAATGATGCCATCCCGCAGCTGATATCCATCTTGGGAATCTTGCGTTGTTGCCAGTCGAGCCAACAGACGTTGTGCTGAAGGATCGGTCTGATAACCCAGCTGAACTGCTTCAAGCCAGGCAGGCACTGCCGTCGTAATGGTCGCGAGATCTCCCTGTGGAGGGCCGGGAAGGCGGGAGAGAGCGTCAGCTGCCCGGTTGTCGGCACCTCTCTTGTACACAATGCGGTATCGCAAGCCGAGCAGTTTGACCATGATTTTCTGCTGCCATGGAGTGGATAGCCGCTAATCCTCTAAATGAATGAGGCTTCTTTGATCAGTATGAATGATGAATTCATCATTTTGGAGATAGGTGCGCCAATGATCGACGGCCATAAGGATAGCCAGTCCTTCTTTTTCATAAGTAGAAAGCATCCGGTTGCGCAGCCCCAACGCGCGACTCAGGAAGCCAATCGGATGCTTCTCCTGCATCAAAACCGCTCGAATGCCCAAATCAGACGCATCCGTTTCCAGCTCAAAGGTCTTGGAGAAATTGGGCAGAGCCAACACCGGGGCAGTGACCAACGCTTGTTGTAGGGCCCGGAATGCGCCATCTTCCAGATCAGTCCAGCGGAAGATAGTACCCTTCTTGAGCAGATCTGTGAGTGGCCGGGAGATGATAGCGAAACCACGGACGAATTTGCGGTAATAACCGGCCAACCCGAGGAAACCCCTCACTTCCTTCACATTGGTCGGGACCGGCCACTTTTGCACTGCTGCAATGTTTTTCCCATCGGTGCGCACCCCGTCGCCGCTGATCTCATGACCCAGGTAAAGCAGCCTCGGGCTGGCAAATGTGCACTTGCTGTACTTGATCTTCAATTGATGCTCTTGCAGTAGCTGAAATACTTGACGTAGCAGCCGAATATGCGAGCTCAGGTCTTTGCTGTAGATGAGGATATCGTCGATGAAAACAAGCACTCCATGGCGCAGCAATGGTGACAAGACAATGTTCATGCCGCCTTGGAAGGTTGGTGGGCCACCAGTTACTCCATATGGCAGTACCTTGAACTCGAAATGGACATGCTGTGTTTTGAACGTTGTCTTATGCTCATCCTCGGGTCGCATCCGGATTTGATGGTACCTTGCCCGCAGGTCCAAGCTGGTGAACAGGCAGGCTCCCGCTAGCTCGTCGAGCAGCTCCTCAATGATAGGAAGGGGGTAATGATTCTTGACAGTCACTGCGTTGAGATGTCGATAATCCACACAAAAACGCCACGTGAGGTCCTTCTTCTGAACCAACAACACCGGAGAAGCAAAAGAACTCGTGCTAGGCTGAATGATGCCTTGAGCTAACATATCAGCTACTTGACGTTCGATTTCATCTTTTTGCGCTGGACTGTGTCGGTACGGGCGCAAGTTGACAAGCCGTGCCCCGGGCACCAGAGGGATAGCATGATCAAAATCTCGTTGTGGTGGCAATCCTCGCGGTTCCTCAAACAACACCCCGTACTGCTCAATCAGTTCCCCAATCGCTGACGGAATGGGTGGTCTTTCCATGTCTTCAGTTGTTCCACAAAGTTGCACGACTCGAGTCACTGCCTCTTGTTCCAGCAAACTGTGCAATTCAGCCCCTGAAATCAAATCACAACGGGTGACATCCGCTCGAACACCGGTGAGATGCACTTGCTTGTCCTTGTACACAAAGTCCATGGTCTTTTGTAACCAATGTACTTTCATTGGGCTATGGCACGCCAGCCAATCAATGCCCAAGATGACATCATAGCACCCCAGGGGTAGAACCTTGAGATCCGAGGCAAAATCAATCCCCTGAGAACGCCAAGCACACGCCGGTATCTCTTGATCACAATGCAGAACTCCACCATTGGCCACACGTACCGAAATGGCACGTTTAGCTTGCTGCACCCCTTGAAGGTGTTGAGCCAAAGATGAGCTGACAAAACTGTGTGAGGATCCAGAGTCCACAAGCATGAGCACTTCCCGCTGCTGTACCCAACCATGCAAACGCATTGTCGTCGGTTATTCAGCCCCTTCAATTGCTTCCCTGGAGAGGAcacaacaatcagcctcactggTCGACGCCTCCACATTTGGTGTATCAGGTGATGGTTGGTGAAGCATCTCGATGAGCTCCTCGACCACGTGAAGCTGCACTGTGGGAGCACAGCGATGATCGCGCCCCCAACGCTCGCCACAAGTGAAGCAAAGGCCCTTGGCGCGACGATACGCCCGCAGGGCCGCCAGCCGGTCGTCACTAGCTGGCGGTCGAGGCGTGTCGAGGGTGCCGCGGTCGTCTTGGCGCATGTCGCCAGGGGCGCCGCCTGCCTTCGTAGGTGGAGGAGGCAGCGGCAATGTTGTGCGAGGAATCGCCCGCCCTCCTGCAGACGTGGAGAAGGACGCAGGAGTATGTCGTTCATCTCGCCAAAATGTGTCCACCACCTCTTCCTGTAAACAAGCAAGATCCACAGCAGTATCCAGGTTTTGGGGGCGATGAAGCACGACAGCAGCACGGATATCACGTTGCAAGCCGTCAAGAAATTGAGTAACAAAAAATGCAGGATCCCATGAAGTGTGATGCGCTAACAGGTTATGCATGATTTGTGTGAATTGTTCAGCATACTCTGCTACGGTGCCAGTTTGTTTCAGCCGATTAAACTGTCTCAGGAGGTTCTGAAACTCCTCACGACCAAACTGGGTGCATATAGCAGTGGCAAAATCGCCCCAATCCTGATAATGCAAATGCGCTTGCGATGATTGCAACCAAGTGAAAGCGCTCTCTGTAAAGTACATAGCGGCACAACTAACCCAAGTATCTGGACTAAGCGTGCAAACCCGGAAGTAGGCCTCGCATTTGAGACGCCACGCCCTCGGGTTATTCCCATCAAACAGAGGAAAATCGAACCGTGGTGGTGGTGGCATTCGAAGGTACCCACGGTCCCCGGAAAACGACTGCTCGCCATGGTGATAGAAGTCGGACGTACCAGTGGCCGGAGGTAATCGAGGGGTGCGGATCTCCCCTGATGATTTCCCCCGAAGATCAGCGAAAACGCCGTGGCCATCGGGCCCGTGACCAGTGTCACCACGAACTGGACGTCGACGGCGCGCGGATGGAGCGCGTCGGCCGTCAGTGGCGGAGGTCGCGGTCGCACCCCCTCCACGAGTTGGGGAAGCAACGGCGGAAGCTCGCTGAGCcgcaggggaggaggaggtggagcaGTCGCCGCGGCCTTGTCCGCTGGCACTGTGGTGGTGGCCTTGTCGATCTGAGTCCACAAGTGACCCACCTCCGATTGGATCTCCTCCACGGACTGCTCGATCAAGGGGCGCCACCCTTGCAGCTCGTGGACGACGGGGTGGATGTCTTCGATTTTGGTGGTGAGGGCCGCGATTGCCGCGGTCAGATCAGCGATTGCCTTGGTACCGCTCCTCCATCGCCGTGGCCTTGCCTTTCCGCGTCTGGATGATAGATGGAAATCGCCCAGCCAGATTTGGGAGGGTGGAGAAAATTTTTGGGTGGATCGGACGGGCTCTGATGCCAATTGTTATGCTCCCACTCGAATCTTAACAGCACAGAGAGGAATTTGGGATACAAGTCTCGATCGAGCTAGGGTTctagggagaaggaaaggggatcGAGAGAGAAGTGCACCGCCGCCAGCCTATTACTTTCTCCCACCTCGCGCAGGAGGCCTCGAGACCTACTTAACCTTACCCCTCGTTTCCCAAGTGTGAGCTGGGAACTTGATGTTGGGCTTCACTTCGCGTCGCGGCCGTTCCGGGCCGTCGGGTGGTGCGGCAGCCTAGCCCGTAGTCGTTGCTGTAGGTGGGGCCAGGGTGGCAGGGACCGTAACAGATGCCCTCGAGTGACGAGTTCCAACCGGAGTGCGTGAGAAACACCCCTACGGCCTCGTGCTCTAGCACCTTCTCCTGTGGGCACCACGTTGAGAGCATGCTCCGCCCCTCGATCGCCACAGAGAACCCAGACGGAAGTGCGGTCTCGTCGTCACCCTTGACGAGGTCAGGCCGCACGTTCCACAGGAAGGCATAGCCTGTGTTAGCCAGCCCCCACGCGAACTCCAATAAATGCTCCTTGGACATCACCGTGATGCTCCCAAAATTGACGTAGACCAGGGAGCGCGGCGGCCGGCCGTCGAGCCACCGAAGGGGTGCGTCCTGCTCCTTCCACAGGTTGGACCTGATGCCGGCGAGGGGGCTCTCCTCCGGTATGTTGTTGCGGACCATGAGATGGAGCGACCCCACTGTGTAGATAGGCGGCAGGAGTTTGGACATGGCGTCGAGCAGGGGTGAGTCGAGCTCGTCCCATGTGTTAATGACCACCGCCGAGGCCTGCGACATGGCGGCCGTCTCGTGGACGAAGAAGTTGAACATGATATCATCGGGGTCCGTGGTACGGAAGAAGGTCCGGAGGTCACGTAGCCGCATGTCCTTGGGCATCGTCGGCATCAGGTCGATGGTTGTGTCCAAGTATCCATTGCTCAACTGCGCCTCTCCTGCACCAACAATAAATAAATTATAATATGTTGCCTCTGAGTCAATAAAGTTCACCCTTTGTTGAAAAAAAAATTACCTCCATTTTAATATCAACGTGCACACAGCTAGCCAACGAACATGGGTTACTTGAAGAAATTCGATTTTCTTGTGTAAATATATAGAGAGACATGCATATATATTTACCTTTGAGAGGGAAGAGCCCACGGTCGAGTAGATCCTTGTAGTGGCAGTAGCCCATATACAGGGCCGGTCCTGAGATTTCGGGGGCCCGGGGCAAACTTAAAATTGGGGGGCCCTAATATACGAGCCATTGTAATATACGTGTGCATATATATATTTGTctaaaaacacacacacacacacacacacacacacacacacacacacacacacacacacatatatatatatatatatatatatatatatatatatatatatatatatatatatatatatatatataaaatcaGTAACACTTGAATTCAAAATCTGTATGCGTATCAAAAAAATATACATAATACCGTAAAAAATTTCTTCTAACATTCCTCAATGCAAAGTCGCTTATGATGGGGTCGATGTCAATCTCATCCAATAATTTCTTCTCGATGCATAATGTAGCCAAACCATTTAACCTTTCTTGAGTCATTGTTGACCTAAAATAATTCTTCAACAATTTCAGCTTTGAAAAGCTTCTCTCGGCCGATGCGACCGTCATAGGCACAGTAAATAAGATGCGATAAGCAATGGAGATATTCAGATAACAATCAACTTCTCTAACATGCCCAAAAATCTCCATGGCAGACATTACGCCATTTGGCAAAGTGAATCTCATAATCTTCAATTCAGAAATAAGATCATATACCTCTACATCAGATGAACCATCAAGAGAGAATGTTTCTGCAAATTTTGTGCAACACTCTTCAAGTTCATTATCACTTAATGACTTCAGGGTGCCCGAGCTCAATAAAAATCCAAAGATATCTTTGAACACCATTAGTTCTTTAAATCTATCCTTCAAAGAAGTGACCGCCATATCaaccaaaacaaaaaaatatttaACACGAAAAGCCTTCTCAGCTTCTAGAATTTCTTCTTGACAATCACTTTCACCAAACTGTCTCTTCCTCTTAGCACGACGTTTCATTGGAAACACGGGATCAATTCCTATTTCAGTCGCAATTCCTTTGGCGATGGTCAAACTTGAAGAAAACCCATCATCTCTGTACTTCTCAAAATATTATGTTATACTTTTTATTTGCTTCAAAGCAGAGTCAATACACATGGTTGACGATTGCAGCATCTTGCTAACTTTATTTACAGCAAACAGAATATCATGCCAGATAATCATACCAACTAGAAACTCAAAGCGACCAAGTGCATCAAATAAATTTTTTGCTGTAACACTTTTGATTCGACTCTCCCAGCGAGTGTTAGACAATGATTTCACAGTCAAACTAGGAACATGTTTAAGCAAAACATTCCACCTTTTCGTAGAACCAGCAAATAATATATATATGCGCGCTGAACAATTCCAAAAAATGAAACAGCTTTCTCACATGTTTTTGCCATATCACAGAGAGTGAGATTAAGACTATGACAAGCACATGGCATGTATAATGCTCTTGGATTCACATCAAGTAACCTAGATTGTACCCCTCGGTATTTTCCTTTCATGTTAGAACCATTGTCATATCCTTGACCCCTTATATCATTAATATTTAAGCCAAAAGTCTCCATAGATTCAAGCAGTACTTTAAAAATCCCTAAGCCAGAAGTGTCATCAACCTTCAAGAACCCCAGAAAATACTCCTCAATTTTTATTTTCCCATCCGACAAATTAACACAACGAACTAAAAAAGTCATTTGTTCTTGATGACTGACATCAGGGGTACAATCTAGGATAACAGAGAAATACTTGGCCTCTTTAACAACCTTTATGATAGAACATGTGATGTCAGCAGCCAAAAGAGATATCAACTCGTTCTGAATTTTATGACTGAGATAATGGTAATGAATTTCTTTGTTCTGGATACGTCTAAGGTGGTCTTCCTGCATCATCTACACGGTATTCCATTTTATTCTCTTCCTCTCTCATTGGCCCTTTCTCAACTAATACATCTCTTGCTTTATTGTCAAGATTATCCCAATTTCTTGGATCATAAATATCAGGAGTATAGACTGGTTCATCAACACTAGGAGACTGTTCTTGTGCATCCGATGAATTACCTACATTCTCGGAGCCACTTACATTGCTGTCGTCGATGTTGGTTTCGACATTTTCTTCTTGCTGATCGGATTCTGAATTCACATTAGTTTGTTGCTCTTCCTCTATGGCAATTATTGCCAACTCATCACCTGGGTTTATCGAAGTAGTGGAAGTACTCTTGTAATATAAGTGCAGATGCCCATGCTGTGATTGTACCAATTTATCTACGGccttcttctttttcctttttttactACCCGATGCATATGTCCTGTTTCTCGGAGGCATGCTAACACACAATCCTGAAAAGTAATTTTTGCATCAATTATTGAACAGTACCACATACGCATCAAGGAAACGGCCAAACGCAAATATAATATACCTGGTTCTGCGTCAGTCCGTGTGCTATTTGCAGCGCCTAGACTCGGAGAGCAATGAGCAATTGACCAAGCGTGAGGGCCCCCTGAATTGAAATCAGCTGTGAACTGGATTAGGAAGGAGATTAGGAGAAGAGAATTAGAAATTAGCAAGAGCCAGATGGGAGTGGGCAGACCTGCAGTACGGCGTGTTGCGGTGTCGCCGTGTCGGCGACGCCGGGCGGCGGCCTAGGCCCTAGGGCTGGGAGCCTGCGTGATGAGACGGGTCGAACTGTCGAGTATCCTGCCGCATATTGTTGTCTTTTTTTTCACGTGGAGGACGAAGGAAAGCAATCGCTAATCAAGTCGCGCATGTCGCTAATCCTGCCGCTGCTGCTCGTATCTCTTGCGATCCTGTGCGTGTGCGTGAAAGGCTTTGACTATTTTGTTTGACATGGTCCTACAGCCTGCTATACGTATGTACCTAGTACATACCTGGGTGGGGGCCCCTACCCATATAACCACAGGCGCTGGCGGTCCAGAGCGTGGCGCAGCGGAGGCCGAGCTCCCGTGCGGCGCCAAGGGCGAAACCCATGCAGCTATCAGCCACCACGCAGGTTACAGGCGGCAGGGCACTATCGGAGGCCTCGGCCTCCTCGTTGAGCTCGACGACGAGCGCTTTGAACCTCGGGAGGCAGGTGGTCATGGTAGAGTAGCACAGCGCGACGACGTCCTGCGTTGCCTCACGGTCGGACGGCGGAAGGCCGTCGGCGATGGTAGCGAAACGGAACCCCGGCAGGCCATGTAGCGCTTCCGCAGACTGGGAGCGCAGCAGGCGTCGGTGGTTGAACTCGTTGTTGACGAAGGTGACGTGGAAGCCCCTGGCGTGGAGCAGCTTGGCCAGCTTCAGCATCGGCGTGACGTGGCCCTGCGCAGGGTAGGGGATCATCACGACGTGCGGCTTCTCACCCGGCGCCAGCGACCCGATCTCCATGGCTTCCTTCCTAGCAAGCTTGCTTCACCTTTGTTGCTTCAGTTAGCTTTCTTGTTACTCACTACCCAGAGCGTTGCCTTGTCCCTGTGCCCGGCCATGTTGGTATATAACATGGCTGGCGGGCATGGAGGCCTACGTAAACGTCACGGCGTGCTCATGACTCGTAGATCGGCGTGCCGTAACAGGTCGTTGGATCAGTCGATCAACACTTCAATGGCCGCCTGCTGTCATTAGCTTCATGAATTATTTTTGTTGTGAGGGGACGACGGGACCATATGCATCAGATCCGCACGTCCATTCATTTTCTTACGGCGAATAGTTTGGCGCATTTGCTATTTTCCAGACCACTCATCCTTTTCTTGCTAACCTTACACTATAACAAGTTAATTgcatcttcttctttttttgcaaGCTCTCGCACCTGTCACGGAAGTGCAAGTTTAGTGGAcaatgcttcggtgccttaaggcacctacctttatgtctatgacatgtgggtctaacAGATGGctggcccatatgtcagtgacccaaacgCAGGtgctttaaggcaccgaagctgcGTCCAAGTTTagtgtactactccctctgtcagGTGACTCGTGGTGTCGCTGACATGCGTGGGCCCGCTCGCTAGACAGCTACTACCTCCATTCCATGATATGAGACGCTAGCCTACCAAATTTGTAATGGAGGTAAACTAGCCTGCCAAAATGTTTTATAGTTTGGAATGGAGCTAGTACATATTAGCCACTCGGTCAAGGTGGTCTACATCAGAGGATTTTTCTCGCTTAAAGCATCTACAACGTTGACCCGTAAATTTCCTCTCGCATCCATGCACACTGCCCGCATACATTTCAACCATGGTCCAAACTAACCGGATGGAATTCATGCAAACTAGACGCTATTTATCAAAGTTTGGATAGAAAAAAGCACAAATCATCCAAACTCGATGAGGTAATCGGATATCCAAAAGTTTTTCATCAACAAATCATGTCGTCCCACACATACTGCCCCTTCAGCTTCGTCCAATAGTGTGTGTACGTAAATGGCTGTCCCTCTGTCCTGTGGTACATCACGGCAGCGCATGCGGGCTACATAATGTGTAGACC
This sequence is a window from Aegilops tauschii subsp. strangulata cultivar AL8/78 chromosome 7, Aet v6.0, whole genome shotgun sequence. Protein-coding genes within it:
- the LOC109732451 gene encoding 7-deoxyloganetin glucosyltransferase; translation: MEIGSLAPGEKPHVVMIPYPAQGHVTPMLKLAKLLHARGFHVTFVNNEFNHRRLLRSQSAEALHGLPGFRFATIADGLPPSDREATQDVVALCYSTMTTCLPRFKALVVELNEEAEASDSALPPVTCVVADSCMGFALGAARELGLRCATLWTASACGPALYMGYCHYKDLLDRGLFPLKGEAQLSNGYLDTTIDLMPTMPKDMRLRDLRTFFRTTDPDDIMFNFFVHETAAMSQASAVVINTWDELDSPLLDAMSKLLPPIYTVGSLHLMVRNNIPEESPLAGIRSNLWKEQDAPLRWLDGRPPRSLVYVNFGSITVMSKEHLLEFAWGLANTGYAFLWNVRPDLVKGDDETALPSGFSVAIEGRSMLSTWCPQEKVLEHEAVGVFLTHSGWNSSLEGICGGVPMVCWPFFAEQQTNCRYKCTKWGIGMEIGDDVRRAEVEAILLEVMEGEKGWEMRRRVIELQKSAVASARPSGRSMRNVDRLIHEVLLA